AGTGCACGGCATCGGCCTGCGGAAGCACTTCCCGCAACTGAAAAGCTTCGCCCTCTGCGACGCCCAGTGGGGCCTGCGCATGGGGTACGCCGAGCTGGCAGGCGTGCCCAACGATGACAAGTTCGTGCTGCTGACCACCGGCCCGAACCACTTCACCTGGGTGACCAAGGCCGAGTACGACGGCCGCGACGTGCTCCCGAAGATCGTCGAAGCCATCCGCGACAAGGCCGACGGCGACGCGAACGAGCAGGTCCAGGGCAGCGCCAAGCAATCCAAGGGCTTCCAGAACAACAGCATCGCTGCCGAGTTGTATGACACCCTCGGCGCCCTGCCCACCGTGCTCGGCCACACCAAGGAATACGTCCGCTATTACCAGGGCCTCGGCAAGGCCGGCCGGGACAAGCACGACCCGCTCATGCTCTTCGAAGTCCCCGATCGCGTCGCCCGCACCGACGCGTGCTGGGCCCGCGTTGACGAATACGTCACCGGCAAGGCCCCGATCAGCGAGTTCGACACCGAGTTCGGCCCCGACCCGGCCACCGACGTGATCGAAGGCATGTGGGCCAACCTCGGCAAGCGGTTCTTCATCAACACCGCCAACAACGGGGCCGTCCCCAACATGCCCGACGACGCGTTCCTCGAGCTCTACTGCGATCTGTCCATGGAAGGCCCCAAGCCGCTGCCGCACGGCGACCTGCCCGTGGGCGTTCGCGGGATGTCGCAGCAAGTTCTCGACACGCACGAGATCACCGCCGACGCCGTGCACGCCGGCTCGCGCGACCTGCTCCGCCGGGCCCTGCTCGTCGACCCGCTGACGAATTCCATCGGCGACACGGAGGCCCTGCTCGACGACCTGATCGAAGCCGAGGCCGACGCCCTTGCCCCCGAGTTGCAGCCCGTCGGCGTGCGATGAGGTGGTGTCAATCAGCGGATTGACGTTGTCCGCGGACACGCCAACGCGGTTTTCCATTTAGCCGCGGGCCTTGGCCCGCGCTTTCGGCGCAACGCGTTGAACAGCGCGGCGTAAGCACCGCGGCTAAATATCGCCAATGCAGAACCCGCGTTAACTCTTGCCGGAATCGAGAGCTGGTCGTGGTCGGCAGGGGTGGCGTTGCTTGACGCTAACGCGGGGGGG
The Phycisphaerales bacterium AB-hyl4 genome window above contains:
- a CDS encoding glycoside hydrolase family 4, with translation MSTQHPKVAILGAGSLFFGRKAVWQMVHSPHLNGGTLALVDVDADRLAKMEKLARMVADHNKVKLKIEASTDRKDVLADADFVVLSFADRNAHFRGIDCELSAKYGIRMCSGDTIGPGGVMRTAREYPQIIAACRDIETLCPDAWVINYINPTAVHGIGLRKHFPQLKSFALCDAQWGLRMGYAELAGVPNDDKFVLLTTGPNHFTWVTKAEYDGRDVLPKIVEAIRDKADGDANEQVQGSAKQSKGFQNNSIAAELYDTLGALPTVLGHTKEYVRYYQGLGKAGRDKHDPLMLFEVPDRVARTDACWARVDEYVTGKAPISEFDTEFGPDPATDVIEGMWANLGKRFFINTANNGAVPNMPDDAFLELYCDLSMEGPKPLPHGDLPVGVRGMSQQVLDTHEITADAVHAGSRDLLRRALLVDPLTNSIGDTEALLDDLIEAEADALAPELQPVGVR